A genomic region of Seriola aureovittata isolate HTS-2021-v1 ecotype China chromosome 21, ASM2101889v1, whole genome shotgun sequence contains the following coding sequences:
- the LOC130161962 gene encoding sterile alpha motif domain-containing protein 9-like produces MDAKLQRQDSCSSHLSMMSNMSKEEPPFFGNEKRSSPCAETDRMDGNYKNKPTTPTCVPLKSDGSMPRSVNYNSGDEEARKVVPVPTQSPAGGPQAEYDLSLPPLIEDWTKEHVKDWLIIRLRVPQKIAQNLYEQEFSGACLVSYDKNDLLELGVPRAPAILIIRQVEKLRRHLETFEPCVRTPKSHYELSKRELGKRTEMEVVSGNMDESIETETVSSDSGIQSLSSLQMLQMARNRIKSLIGQKTTNDTQLHAEITDSATFLQLKRPICQIRPFDKRNSNIFYKENYILPPVAGPSDLLDPVHEYQFLPTANEASEREILYEFTKEVFSFAASCMNSRTNGTIHFGVHNQPGQGHSKVVGHKITSFEKYSEVFESCLSEYFEEKHVNAARMCIRPPNFIQVLCEDGTTSNKWVIEVDVVPTYSETQDHIFYTMLSIASAEKTQQCKTECLFVRDGLRSINILADTNPRIFQEKIKDLADKVQCWASARKAAEEKEEKQPSEGHQGQRLKQLITCGRDAFENSLQVIVVTDKCHSSQLEHLDFLKEIKLFAVLDFDPESDVNGTCNFYRRDRIANLHYPYMYTTQDSVSAVIGKLNLFKQTSWIFCNGRADEECETDKPLTQSEWLKKRSGDVNNMVSYLCNPDLLSKDRLVVFILHSAVTDISSPILETFCAIYRTLEGVDNMLCICKDSSVFRDWQQLIESRCREDITCKCIYELSLNEISSTIKKLRGPQTQSSRRFLPSTGSSSVLLAKKDEELMTVLDILCENECQNTEIETNDSFKEFKTKTEEDFYRGGQVSWWNFYLSEMKGSLPFIKRDKFDELCDLITPVNGYTSPCVMINLFHHPGCGGTTLAMHVLWSLRHKFRCAVVKNDIATNNEVAAQVMKLLTYGKQEQSGYTPVLLLLDNWDDVDDLKQCILASDRKRHNSVMVIILNCERTQFPDDSSKKSRIANVFITNNLSKKEQSLFSEKLQQLKDYHKKPDTFYAFMIMTNNFSETYIMNLVSNIVKHLDTTTSQGRLFSFLALLNTYINGSYMSLSLCEELVGIRNALWKQGTLDDEMNPYSTLMITFTVEEDGTYQAVRFLHQMIAKKCLEVLQKYKLSLAEITTNVLHCDKLYKSRMGKGILVQNIHSMLITRHRKVQGDDKDTLFSPLIEDIHEKEGPDKIKEVLERATERFDRSATMPQALARHLCLKERDFKSALKWALDAQGKNSNSYIADTVGQVYKSHLKKEIEDSKDLTPEALDKCLTLGFKAVKAFQDSQELAKKDEQVDPFDLRNKRKSKSYNTSGYVGETEVMLILLDVIKDLPLFGVSDRHKRDKMLQFLRDRHPVSSLRDHNDTTVNQFVDVLAEHERFLMSLKTRLKEIFFFFETYFHYLKPRSTEREASDERHKRKVSEYFKKYIEIFSYSEEEKASEIASKPKLSLHQTIVDHRNTLELERADSFAGLLQWLNDKSGTEMEHILRKWQFIFENSTRRSVNDTVNFILANIILHKFKPSSTLLKKYEVLVDLLNEELQKEGTHSKQTELYYLSMLLMWPTQNRRLENSSTYQNISLYVTSAKKSFHRRFAFMFPARSSIAHFFLGKSSGLKRIVSKVELDRILISVSGKSQSRTLHHLWQSGAAWNEPEVQSKLLRVKGKSENGDIYVNYGGNLKMPVRPVYLGDIRSGYSREDVSFYLGFTMEGPVAYNIKYEIDQ; encoded by the exons ATGGATGCCAAGCTGCAGAGGCAAGATAGTTGTTCAAGCCATCTCTCTATGATGAGCAACATGTCTAAAGAGGAGCCTCCATTTTTCGGCAACGAGAAAAG GAGCTCTCCATGTGCTGAGACAGACAGGATGGATGGAAACTACAAGAATAAACCTACAACACCGACTTGTGTGCCACTGAAGAGTGATGGGTCAATGCCCCGGAGTGTCAATTATAACTCTGGAGATGAAGAAGCAAG gAAAGTGGTACCAGTCCCAACACAGTCCCCTGCTGGTGGGCCACAG GCAGAGTATGACCTCAGTCTCCCCCCACTGATCGAGGACTGGACCAAAGAACACGTCAAAGACTGGCTGATCATTAGACTTAGAGTACCACAGAAAATTGCACAAAATCTTTATGAGCAAGAGTTTTCAGGAGCTTGCTTGGTCTCCTATGACAAAAACGACTTGTTAGAACTGGGTGTTCCACGAGCTCCAGCAATACTAATAATACGACAGGTTGAGAAGCTCAGGAGACATTTGGAGACTTTTGAGCCATGTGTGAGAACACCAAAGAGCCATTATGAACTCAGCAAACGTGAACTTGGTAaaaggacagagatggaggTTGTGTCAGGAAATATGGATGAATCTATAGAAACTGAAACGGTGTCATCAGATTCAGGAATTCAAAGTCTAAGCTCCCTGCAGATGTTGCAGATGGcaagaaacagaataaaatctTTAATAGGTCAGAAGACAACAAATGACACACAATTACATGCTGAAATTACTGACAGTGCAACATTTCTACAATTAAAGAGGCCAATATGTCAGATCAGGCCCTTTGATAAAAGAAACTCCAACATCTTCtacaaagaaaattacattctTCCTCCTGTAGCCGGTCCAAGTGATCTCCTTGACCCTGTGCATGAGTACCAGTTTCTGCCTACTGCAAATGAAGCCAGTGAAAGAGAGATCCTTTATGAATTCACAAAAGAAGTATTCAGTTTTGCTGCGAGCTGCATGAATTCACGAACAAATGGCACAATTCATTTTGGAGTGCACAACCAGCCAGGACAGGGACACAGTAAAGTAGTTGGACACAAGATCACCTCTTTCGAGAAGTATAGTGAGGTGTTTGAATCATGTCTGAGTGAATACTTTGAAGAAAAGCATGTAAATGCTGCCAGAATGTGCATCAGGCCTCCAAATTTTATACAAGTTCTCTGCGAAGATGGAACAACTTCAAACAAATGGGTGATTGAGGTTGATGTAGTTCCAACATATTCAGAGACACAAGATCATATTTTCTATACCATGCTGAGTATTGCATCAGCAGAAAAAACGCAACAATGCAAAACTGAATGTCTCTTTGTGCGGGATGGCCTGAGGTCAATCAACATTTTAGCAGATACAAATCCTCGAATATTTCAAGAGAAGATAAAAGATTTGGCTGATAAAGTCCAGTGTTGGGCTTCAGCACGaaaggcagcagaggaaaaggaagaaaaacaacccTCCGAAGGCCATCAGGGCCAAAGGTTAAAACAGCTGATAACTTGTGGAAGAGATGCATTCGAGAATTCCCTTCAAGTTATTGTTGTCACAGACAAATGTCATTCAAGCCAACTGGAGCACTTGGATTTTCTGAAAGAGATTAAGTTGTTTGCAGTACTTGATTTTGATCCAGAATCTGATGTAAATGGAACATGCAATTTTTACAGAAGAGATCGCATAGCCAATCTGCACTACCCATACATGTACACTACTCAGGACAGTGTTTCTGCAGTCATTGGAAAACTGAACTtgtttaaacaaacaagttGGATTTTCTGCAATGGACGTGCGGATGAAGAGTGTGAAACAGACAAGCCACTAACACAAAGCGAATGGCTTAAAAAACGCTCTGGTGATGTTAACAACATGGTTTCATATCTTTGCAACCCAGATTTGCTTTCCAAAGATAGACTTGTGGTATTCATTCTTCACTCAGCAGTAACTGACATCTCAAGCCCTATTTTGGAGACCTTCTGTGCAATCTATCGCACGCTGGAAGGGGTTGACAATATGTTGTGCATCTGCAAAGACTCCAGTGTATTCAGGGACTGGCAGCAGCTGATTGAGAGTCGCTGTAGAGAGGACATCACTTGTAAATGCATCTATGAACTGAGTCTGAATGAAATATCAAGCACCATCAAAAAACTTAGAGGACCCCAAACACAATCTTCCAGGAGATTCTTGCCATCCACAGGCTCCAGCTCTGTCCTGCTGgcaaaaaaagatgaagagctTATGACTGTTTTGGATATcttatgtgaaaatgaatgcCAAAACACAGAAATCGAAACAAATGATTCCTTTAAAGAGTTCAAAAcgaagacagaggaggacttTTACAGAGGAGGGCAAGTCTCATGGTGGAACTTTTACCTTTCTGAGATGAAAGGCAGCCTGCCATTCATCAAACGAGACAAATTCGATGAGCTATGTGATCTGATCACACCTGTGAACGGCTACACATCTCCATGTGTTATGATCAATCTCTTCCATCACCCCGGATGTGGGGGAACAACTCTAGCAATGCATGTTCTTTGGAGCTTGAGGCATAAATTCAGATGCGCTGTTGTTAAAAACGACATTGCGACAAATAATGAAGTTGCAGCCCAAGTCATGAAACTGCTGACATATGGCAAACAGGAGCAGTCAGGATACACACCTGTTCTCCTCTTGCTGGACAACTGGGATGATGTAGACGACCTAAAGCAGTGCATCCTTGCCAGTGATAGGAAGCGACATAACAGTGTAATGGTAATCATTCTGAACTGTGAGAGAACCCAGTTCCCTGATGATAGCTCCAAGAAGAGTCGCATTGCAAATGTGTTCATCACCAACAATCTGTCAAAGAAAGAGCAGAGTTTGTTTTCTGAGAAGCTTCAACAACTCAAGGACTACCATAAAAAGCCAGACACTTTCTATGCTTTCATGATCATGACAAATAATTTCAGTGAGACTTACATCATGAACCTGGTGAGCAACATTGTTAAACATCTTGACACCACTACCTCTCAAGGTAGGCTCTTCTCCTTCTTGGCTTTACTAAACACCTACATCAATGGATCCTACATGTCACTCTCTTTGTGTGAAGAGTTAGTGGGGATAAGGAACGCTCTGTGGAAGCAAGGAACTCTCGATGATGAAATGAATCCCTATTCCACACTGATGATCACTTTCACTGTCGAAGAAGATGGCACCTATCAAGCAGTACGATTCTTACACCAAATGATTGCTAAGAAGTGTCTTGAAGTTCTTCAGAAATACAAACTTTCTCTGGCTGAGATAACTACTAATGTTTTGCACTGTGACAAACTCTACAAATCACGCATGGGAAAGGGGATCCTGGTCCAAAACATCCACAGCATGCTCATCACACGTCACAGAAAAGTACAAGGAGATGACAAAGacactttgttttctccattgATTGAAGACATACATGAGAAGGAAGGACCTGACAAAATCAAAGAAGTCTTAGAAAGAGCCACAGAGAGGTTTGACAGAAGTGCAACAATGCCACAAGCATTGGCAAGACATCTCTGCTTGAAAGAAAGAGACTTTAAATCTGCCCTCAAGTGGGCTTTGGATGCACAAGGGAAGAATTCAAATTCCTACATTGCAGATACAGTCGGACAAGTGTACAAGAGCCACCTCAAAAAGGAAATTGAAGATTCTAAGGATCTCACTCCCGAAGCACTTGACAAATGCCTCACATTAGGATTCAAGGCTGTAAAGGCATTCCAGGATTCACAGGAGCTAGCCAAGAAAGATGAACAAGTAGATCCGTTTGATCTTCGCAACAAAAGGAAATCAAAGTCCTACAATACATCAGGCTATGTTGGAGAGACAGAAGTCATGCTGATCCTTCTTGATGTCATTAAAGATCTTCCTCTTTTTGGCGTCAGTGACAGACATAAAAGAGATAAAATGCTGCAGTTTCTTAGAGATCGCCACCCAGTGAGCAGTTTACGTGATCACAACGACACGACTGTTAACCAGTTTGTGGATGTCCTGGCAGAACATGAGAGATTTCTGATGTCCTTGAAGACAAGGCTGAaggaaattttctttttttttgagacCTATTTCCATTACCTAAAGCCTAGGTCAACGGAAAGGGAAGCATCTGATGAAAGACACAAACGAAAGGTGTCTGAGTACTTCAAAAAGTATATTGAAATATTCAGTTACTCGGAAGAGGAGAAAGCATCTGAAATAGCCAGTAAACCCAAACTGAGTCTCCATCAGACAATAGTGGACCATAGGAACACTCTGGAACTAGAGCGAGCAGACTCATTTGCTGGACTCCTGCAGTGGTTGAATGACAAGAGTGGAACGGAAATGGAGCACATTCTCAGAAAATGGCAGTTTATATTTGAAAACTCAACCAGAAGAAGTGTTAACGATACAGTCAACTTCATTCTGGCAAACATAATTCTGCACAAATTCAAGCCCTCTTCCACATTGCTGAAAAAATATGAAGTCTTGGTTGACCTTCTGAATGAGGAACTGCAAAAGGAGGGTACTCATTCAAAACAGACAGAGCTGTACTACCTCTCCATGCTGCTCATGTGGCCTACACAAAACCGAAGGCTTGAAAACTCTTCAACATATCAAAATATCTCCCTGTACGTCACATCAGCCAAGAAATCTTTTCATCGACGCTTCGCTTTCATGTTTCCAGCAAGAAGTTCTATTGCTCATTTCTTTCTTGGGAAATCCAGTGGACTCAAGCGAATAGTTTCCAAAGTGGAGCTCGATAGAATTTTGATCAGTGTTTCAGGGAAAAGTCAATCTCGTACCCTGCACCATCTCTGGCAGAGTGGTGCAGCATGGAACGAGCCAGAGGTCCAGAGTAAGCTATTGAGGGTTAAAGGGAAATCAGAAAATGGTGACATTTATGTCAACTATGGTGGAAACCTAAAAATGCCGGTGCGTCCCGTCTACCTGGGTGATATCCGCAGCGGATACAGTCGGGAAGACGTATCCTTCTACCTTGGATTCACCATGGAAGGTCCTGTGGCCTATAATATTAAGTACGAAATTGACCAATGA